Genomic segment of bacterium:
CTGGAGCCAGGTCAAGGAGAAGACCCGCGAGATCCTCGAGGACCGGGTGCGCCGGCGCCTGCAGGAGTCCGCGCCCGCGCCCGAGGAAGCCGCGGCGGACGCCGCCGCCGAGGCCGGCGCGGACGGCCCGGACCGCCCGGGGGAGGCGGCGTGAACCGCCTGCGCAGCCGCATCGTCGGCACGGGCTCGTACCTGCCCGAGAAGGTGCTCACCAACCGCGACCTCGAGCGGATCGTGGAGACGAGCGACGAGTGGATCGTCACGCGCACCGGCATCCGCGAGCGGCGCGTCGCCGCGCCGCACGAGGCGACCTCGGACCTGGCCTACCAGGCGGCGCTGCGGGCGCTCGAGGCCGCCGGCCTGCGCGCCCGCGACCTGGACCTGATCGTCGTCGCGACGCTCACGCCGGACGCGCCGCTGCCGGCCACCGCCGTCTACCTCCAGCACCGCCTCGGCGCCAAGAAGGCCGCGGCTTTCGACATCGCCGCCGCCTGCACCGGCTTCATCTACGGGCTGGCGGTCGTCGACGGGCTGGTGCGCACCGGCGTCGCGAAGAACTGCCTGCTCGTGGGCGCGGAGGTGCTCTCGCGCGTCATGAACTGGGAGGACCGCGGCACCTGCATCATCTTCGGCGACGGCGCCGGCGCCGCGGTGCTCGTGCCGTCGCACGGGCGCTCCGGCCTGCTCTCGACGCACCTCTACGCCGACGGCGGCCAGGCCGACCTGCTCTGCATCCCCGGGGGCGGCTCGCGCATCCCGGCCTCGCGCGAGGCGATCGAGCAGAAGCTGCACTGCGTGCACATGAAGGGGAACGAGACCTTCAAGCTCGCGGTCAAGGGGATGGCGCAGGCGGCCGAGGCGGCGCTGGAGGCCAACGGCGTGGGCGCGGCCGACATCGCGCTGCTCGTGCCGCACCAGGCGAACATCCGGATCATCGAGGCCACGGCGCAGCGGCTGCACCTGCCGCTGTCACGGGTCTTCGTGAACATCGACCGCTACGGCAACACCTCGGGGGCGACGATCCCGATCGCCCTCGACGAGGCGGTCCGTGAGGGGCGCGCGGCGGCGGGGGACCTGGTCCTGCTCGACGCCTTCGGCGCCGGTTTCACCTGGGGCTCGGCACTCATCCGCTGGTAGGGACCGCGGGCCGCCCCCGGCGGCCGGCAAGATAAAGGAGTCGGACGCGATGGACTACTTCCTGAACGAGCAGCAGCAGATGATCCGCGAGACCGCGCGGCAGATCGCGCGCGAGAAGATCGTGCCGGTGCGGGCGGAGCTCGACGAGAAGGAGGAGTTCCCCTGGGAGGTGATCAAGGCCTGCGCGGCCGCGGACCTCTTCGCGCTCTGGGTGCCCGAGGCCTACGGCGGGCTCGGCGGCGGCATCCTCGATCTCTGCGTCTGCGTCGAGGAGCTCTCGCGCGCCTGTGCCGGGGTCGCGGTCTCGTACGCGGCCTCCGCGCTCGGCACGATCCCGATCGTGCTCTTCGGCTCCGAGGAGC
This window contains:
- a CDS encoding beta-ketoacyl-ACP synthase III, which gives rise to MNRLRSRIVGTGSYLPEKVLTNRDLERIVETSDEWIVTRTGIRERRVAAPHEATSDLAYQAALRALEAAGLRARDLDLIVVATLTPDAPLPATAVYLQHRLGAKKAAAFDIAAACTGFIYGLAVVDGLVRTGVAKNCLLVGAEVLSRVMNWEDRGTCIIFGDGAGAAVLVPSHGRSGLLSTHLYADGGQADLLCIPGGGSRIPASREAIEQKLHCVHMKGNETFKLAVKGMAQAAEAALEANGVGAADIALLVPHQANIRIIEATAQRLHLPLSRVFVNIDRYGNTSGATIPIALDEAVREGRAAAGDLVLLDAFGAGFTWGSALIRW